In Carassius gibelio isolate Cgi1373 ecotype wild population from Czech Republic chromosome B13, carGib1.2-hapl.c, whole genome shotgun sequence, one genomic interval encodes:
- the LOC127970101 gene encoding zinc finger FYVE domain-containing protein 26 isoform X2, whose protein sequence is MHPFGREEETSRRELFGFFTRCLTRGEWELAAACVGQLGDASGDDPHGPHSIVKAIVTHPYPLRWETVGSPHRLAWYWLQVLEKHTKIKVSGAVKRELEFMLLLEELGDVPLSVLKELHEAFLYSEEVKEKIPGDCTPPLSAAVLSCLRSLLTRRQPRLCHSLISFLKHSGHSREHALQDVFIQHLTERVNVPVEERSKKWVEEVCSALALAPWGPERSNAQLETLWEGLWSAREGPMTEERILGCLLRPQGQALLTSYSSTAVRLLKEKLLREAPHTQVDLPDLERVMLGLCCHGDKRLVWKAIYFECLSTGKHFLEQVLLTGLDLIKREEFAKLETLLQAEFQPLSRLLLSLGWMHCQSLDSAKALLRVLHNQQPQTNDSVLSDLACTLSSQLGVLEWCDQNNPGISHDALLSHLHMLDHHSALYVLHSLTPLAKYEEHRVLELLQKTADPSLVDAPSSSVQRNITLFRGFCAMKYALYAICVNAHTHPGCLDCEPLHQQQTEAGQREEPTEGCSDLFQHYLSECQLYLEAVPPLFRLELLENIFSLLFLSDLDFSPQSDQISTGTETKTDTNTEKMKPSSAKSISTAESVLSAEKQVGMMEELKEEIQSRESDQMNPELGHLSGCRGFLVDLSVMEGILRLVKEGLEGVCGVGQEDGRALAADVELAESIGCSVTAETFSARLQRLSKYTAEAQWRLQIVTSNHDNGNDGLCLPSPIPSPAPPLKRQGSGSSSSGVRRKRRNHRHRSEHHASTERQNGEVSTSTSDGGVCVGAVCRRSEVCPCGGPHSWLVPAMLSPPESLLIACIRRGNYIEAQQVIAMYGLENSECAGELVFMDRYREVLIELAQVEQKIESQSLSSSSSSSEGLGTVGVAPASRTRMGSSSRLTLKSIGSAAAAGMAFYSISDVAERLLSTSSRPIPCLEDSYWLSQRSVDSPDLIQPLLEELSPAAMAAFDLACCQCTLWKTSRQLLEAAERRLSGFLEARGMRLDPKVLHTSGIRGFPSVLQQISKVINRTSTSKGTNCNGEENAVYSPFGCSAQEVLLSCHSTLTEESITSRLNLNQRLEVTLQTLTSATNSSDGLAGSSLLTALTEQAGLRQSELDSHPVRTAMKQLLQYVDQLCPSEPDSTPGRPDYIRNFLDYVNVLASVLVRSLWSEDQSTEVKLGNPLLLLLQSPSQLLSLLLFDRQVSPDRVLHLLQQERLRLSVQQVVVQRCCETLALWDSRAMTFSQGQPRIAGLNNGAFCPASIASILQQYVLECAPSLDLSDPATTSDPSSESEVSVEDMSPTSTNLSTSPPSPFSCPPSSFLLTPSALSFLKSRSPLVAALACLSASRGGVTRAASSGWSGYFRGSGRKEVVLDGDQISKEGECLLKNFPILRMYLRTMAEPVLGVSLEADEGLGAALCGKPVVGMLFSGLQSNVGQAMAAEAFQQALNMGDLNRALDLLELYAQPCSQEGALRDKLLACTALQECSSAEQLFRVRDWELRARVVLQGLDRWPLQVCLELLQFCLSDQNTQDPFREQLQQRKHELDMYQQMLSLQQPLPWETWQELREESTKNPESVFSLMLEAREFELCTQWVQLYSVSDQSRMQLQTEHLLYLLEQNHTEDAFQLLETLSDSVGLEVSERALDRRPGLAACHFLSDYLTLHFQSQMTPARRRHINALHLGSKVLLTLPEASRQEYFSLLSDPLLMLEQLLMNLKVDWATVAINTLRSLLPTQDAGITNQHIDTLLADYARKALDFPYAPREWSRSDSVISLQDAFLQCPAQESGPSSPSRTPPQSAGSTPMHTPSSERRSSEKRIRKLATPFTPPEKTPDRKDWIPDHKQHICMVCQRERFTMFNRRHHCRRCGRLVCHSCSSRKMVVEGSEEPVRVCDQCYNFFHMDSDEEHEQGEAGSPASVDGVLNGVLSLPEVPRKKYRLTPNPAENQQLKSEFYYEQAPSASLCVAILTLHSDHAACGQQLIGHCRSLSRKLTNPEVDARLLTDVMRQLLFSAKLMFVNAGCTHEPALCDSYISKVDVLKILVSANYKYIPSLDDIQEMTAVTRLRNQLLEAEHYQLAVEVSTKSGLDPNGVWQAWGMASLKAGNLSGAREKFARCLKAPVDRNQLNHGVRLLQEIVQHLESTVNPTLSMTVDEDILASLRELEEALSDSAPLDGAEGRVQQCSYYQECLFYLLTYGTHLSLISFYLRHDCLRDALTHIQNKECSEDVFLEGVFQPCLERGQLGALQGHLETLDPTLETWGRYLLSACQLLQRKGHYHSLYQLQQFMMDHIRAAMTCIRFFSHGAQSYLQLGEQQRWLIRAKEHLRTYLQEQQSRRKSHSSSFRKKMSSTDVSRHMHTIELQLEVTRFLHRCESSPSRTAVGPTLTGNSAPPTLFGNSPMKVDVACKVMLGGKNIEEGFGIAYRVIQDFQLEALAVYIRVGQRLVRQHQYSSVRQLLKCVGESGTASKHDCDAIVLSCVSVADKSPADAKELEGLILESKSPENKIKAYLQCSKLRAAYLQAVKLELVKAAPFVQDVMRAAESSGDSVMHDICRQWLSEHQERLSRQ, encoded by the exons ATGCATCCGTTTGGCCGTGAAGAAGAGACCTCCAGACGCGAGCTCTTCGGATTCTTCACGCGGTGTTTGACGCGTGGTGAGTGGGAGCTCGCGGCAGCCTGCGTGGGTCAGCTCGGCGATGCGAGCGGAGATGATCCTCATGGCCCACACAGTATCGTTAAAGCCATCGTTACCCACCCATACCCGCTCAG ATGGGAAACAGTGGGCAGCCCTCACAGACTGGCCTGGTATTGGCTTCAGGTTCTGgaaaaacatactaaaataaaG GTGAGCGGggctgtgaagagagaattggAGTTCATGTTGCTTCTAGAAGAACTTGGAGATGTGCCACTGTCTGTGCTTAAG GAGCTGCATGAAGCCTTTCTGTACTCTGAGGAAGTAAAGGAAAAGATTCCAGGTGATTGCACCCCTCCACTGAGCGCTGCTGTTCTATCCTGCCTCCGTTCTCTTTTAACCCGCCGGCAGCCGCGGCTCTGCCACTCTCTCATCAGCTTCCTTAAGCACTCAGGCCACTCTAGAGAGCACGCCTTACAGGACGTCTTCATCCAGCATCTCACCGAGCGAGTGAACGTGCCTGTGGAAGAGAGGAGCAAGAAATGGGTGGAAGAGGTGTGTTCAGCTCTCGCCTTAGCACCATGGGGGCCAGAGAGGTCAAATGCTCAGCTAGAGACCCTGTGGGAGGGTTTGTGGTCAGCTAGAGAAGGGCCCATGACAGAGGAGAGGATTCTGGGATGTCTGTTGAGGCCGCAGGGCCAGGCTCTGTTGACGTCGTACAGCTCCACAGCAGTCAGACTGCTCAAAGAGAAACTGCTGAGAGAAGCTCCACATACACAGG TGGACTTGCCTGATCTGGAAAGGGTCATGCTTGGCTTGTGCTGTCATGGTGACAAGCGTTTGGTGTGGAAAGCCATTTACTTTGAGTGTTTGAGCACTGGAAAGCACTTTCTGGAGCAGGTCTTG CTTACTGGTTTAGATCTCATAAAGCGGGAGGAGTTTGCCAAACTGGAAACACTATTGCAGGCTGAGTTTCAGCCTTTGTCCCGCCTCTTGCTGTCATTGGGCTGGATGCATTGTCAAAGCCTGGATTCTGCCAAAGCCCTTTTAAGAGTCCTACATAACCAACAG CCCCAGACAAATGATTCAGTATTGAGTGATTTAGCTTGCACTCTGTCCTCTCAACTTGGTGTGCTGGAATGGTGTGACCAGAACAACCC AGGGATATCTCATGATGCCTTGCTGAGTCACTTACACATGCTGGACCATCACTCTGCCCTCTATGTGCTGCACTCCCTGACACCCCTCGCCAAATACGAGGAGCACAGAGTTCTGGAACTACTGCAGAAAACAG CAGATCCTTCATTAGTGGACGCACCCAGCAGCTCTGTCCAGCGGAACATCACTCTGTTTCGAGGCTTCTGTGCCATGAAGTATGCCCTTTATGCCATCTGTGTGAACGCACACACGCACCCCGGCTGCCTGGACTGTGAGCCACTGCATCAGCAGCAGACAGAGGCGGGACAGAGGGAGGAGCCAACCGAAG GATGCTCTGATCTATTCCAGCACTACCTATCAGAATGTCAGCTGTACCTGGAAGCTGTTCCACCATTGTTCCGTTTGGAACTCTTGGAGAACATTTTCTCCCTCCTCTTCCTTTCGGACTTGGACTTCAGCCCACAATCAGATCAGATCAGCACTGGAACAGAAACCAAAACGGACACAAACACGGAGAAAATGAAACCAAGCAGTGCTAAAAGTATAAGCACAGCTGAGAGTGTCTTAAGTGCAGAAAAGCAAGTTGGAATGATGGAGGAATTGAAAGAAGAGATCCAAAGTAGAGAATCTGATCAGATGAACCCTGAGCTGGGCCACCTGTCAGGGTGCCGGGGGTTTCTGGTGGATTTGAGTGTAATGGAAGGGATTCTGCGTCTGGTCAAGGAGGGCTTGGAGGGTGTGTGTGGAGTCGGGCAGGAAGACGGCAGGGCGCTTGCAGCCGATGTGGAGTTGGCAGAGAGTATAGGATGTTCTGTTACAGCGGAAACATTCAGCGCCCGCTTACAGAGATTGTCTAAATACACGGCCGAAGCCCAGTGGAGATTGCAGATTGTTACTAGCAACCATGACAATGGGAATG atGGCTTGTGCCTTCCATCTCCAATCCCAAGTCCGGCACCTCCTCTGAAACGCCAGGGCAGTGGCAGCAGCAGTTCAGGTGTTCGGAGGAAGAGAAGAAACCATAGACACCGCTCTGAACATCACGCCTCAACTGAACGTCAGAACGGGGAGGTCAGCACCAGCACCTCAG ATGGCGGAGTGTGTGTTGGGGCTGTGTGCCGTAGGAGTGAAGTGTGTCCATGTGGTGGACCCCACAGTTGGCTGGTTCCTGCGATGCTCTCCCCACCGGAGTCTCTCCTCATCGCCTGCATACGCAGAGGCAACTACATAGAGGCCCAGCAG gtGATTGCGATGTACGGCTTGGAGAACTCTGAGTGTGCAGGTGAACTGGTCTTTATGGACCGGTACCGGGAGGTCCTGATTGAGCTGGCTCAGGTGGAGCAGAAGATAGAGAGCCAGTCACTTTCTTCATCGTCCTCGTCTTCAGAGGGTCTGGGCACAGTGGGTGTTGCTCCAGCGAGCAGGACCAGAATGGGCAGCAGCAGCAGATTAACACTTAAAAGCATTGGGAGCGCAGCAGCTGCAG GCATGGCCTTTTATTCTATCTCTGATGTGGCCGAACGTCTACTCAGTACCTCAAGCCGGCCAATACCCTGTCTAGAGGACAGTTACTGGCTCTCCCAGCGCTCTGTAGACTCCCCAGACCTCATCCAACCCCTGCTGGAAGAGTTGAGCCCTGCGGCTATGGCAGCCTTTGACCTCGCCTGCTGTCAGTGCACTCTGTGGAAAACTTCAAGGCAGCTGCTCGAGGCTGCCGAAAGAAGACTCAGCGGCTTTCTGGAGGCCAGGG GTATGCGATTAGATCCAAAGGTTCTTCACACCAGCGGTATCAGAGGCTTTCCTTCAGTACTGCAGCAAATCAGCAAGGTCATTAATAGAACCTCCACCAGCAAaggaacaa ACTGTAATGGAGAGGAGAATGCTGTCTACAGTCCCTTCGGCTGCAGTGCTCAGGAAGTGCTGCTCTCTTGTCATTCAACATTAACAGAAGAGAGTATCACTTCCCGGCTAAACCTGAATCAGCGCCTAGAGGTCACACTTCAAACCCTGACCTCTGCCACCAACAGCTCAG ATGGTCTGGCGGGGAGCTCTCTCCTGACGGCACTGACTGAACAGGCTGGTCTTAGGCAGTCTGAACTCGATTCCCACCCAGTACGGACTGCTATGAAACAACTCCTACAGTATGTAGACCAGCTCTGCCCGTCTGAGCCTGACAGCACCCCTGGCAGACCGGATTACATACGCAACTTCCTTGATTATGTCAATGTGTTGGCTTCAGTACTGGTGCGCAGTCTATGGTCAGAAG ATCAGTCCACGGAAGTGAAGCTTGGAAATCCTCTATTACTTTTGCTTCAGTCTCCCAGCCAgcttctctctctcctgctgttTGACAGACAGGTGTCACCTGACAG GGTTCTGCATCTCCTGCAGCAGGAGCGGCTGCGTTTGAGTGTGCAACAGGTTGTAGTTCAGCGCTGCTGTGAAACTCTCGCTCTATGGGATTCTAGGGCTATGACATTTTCTCAGGGGCAGCCGAGGATTGCAGGCCTCAACAATGGGGCGTTCTGCCCAGCCAGCATTGCCTCAATTCTCCAGCAGTATGTTCTGGAGTGCGCCCCTTCTCTTGACCTCTCTGACCCCGCCACAACCTCTGACCCCAGTTCTGAGTCTGAGGTCTCTGTGGAGGACATGTCTCCCACATCCACCAATCTCTCCACTTCTCCGCCCTCGCCGTTTTCATGCCCTCCTTCTTCTTTTCTCCTCACTCCATCTGCGTTGTCTTTCCTGAAGTCCCGTTCCCCCCTCGTCGCCGCCCTGGCTTGCCTCAGTGCCAGTCGGGGTGGCGTGACCCGAGCTGCCTCCTCTGGCTGGTCAGGCTACTTTCGCGGATCTGGACGCAAAGAAGTGGTTTTGGATGGAGACCAGATCTCAAAGGAAGGGGAATGCCTGCTTAAAAACTTCCCTATCCTGCGTATGTACCTACGGACCATGGCTGAGCCAGTTCTAGGGGTCTCATTGGAAGCAGATGAGGGTCTTGGGGCAGCTCTCTGTGGGAAGCCTGTGGTGGGAATGTTGTTTTCTGGCTTGCAGAGCAATGTGGGACAAGCAATGGCTGCTGAGGCTTTTCAGCAAGCCCTAAATATGGGTGATCTGAACAGAGCCCTAGACCTCCTAGAGCTGTATGCTCAACCTTGCAGTCAGGAGGGGGCACTCCGGGACAAACTACTGGCATGCACTGCCCTGCAAG AATGCAGCAGTGCGGAGCAGTTGTTTCGTGTAAGGGACTGGGAACTGCGTGCACGTGTGGTCCTCCAGGGTTTGGACCGCTGGCCTTTACAAGTGTGTTTAGAGCTGCTGCAATTCTGTCTCAGTGACCAGAACACCCAGGATCCATTCAGAGAGCAGCTACAGCAGAGAAAACATGAGCTGGATATGTACCAGCAG ATGCTGAGTTTGCAGCAACCATTGCCATGGGAGACGTGGCAGGAGTTGAGGGAGGAGTCTACAAAGAATCCTGAATCTGTATTCAGTCTAATGCTGGAGGCCAGG gagTTTGAGTTGTGTACCCAGTGGGTGCAGCTGTATTCAGTCTCCGATCAGTCTCGAATGCAGCTGCAGACCGAGCACCTGCTATACCTCCTTGAACAGAATCACACAGAAGATGCTTTTCAG CTCTTAGAGACTCTCTCTGATTCAGTGGGTTTGGAAGTTAGTGAGCGAGCCCTGGATCGAAGACCTGGATTAGCTGCATGCCACTTCCTGTCAGACTACCTCACCCTACACTTCCAGAGTCAGATGACCCCAGCACGAAGACGCCACATCAATGCCCTTCACCTTGGCTCCAAG GTTCTACTCACTCTTCCTGAAGCATCTCGTCAGGAGTATTTTTCCCTGCTGTCTGATCCGCTTCTCATGCTGGAGCAGCTGCTGATGAATCTTAAGGTAGACTGGGCTACTGTTGCCATCAACACTCTACGGAGCCTTCTGCCAACTCAGGACGCTGGCATCACCAACCAACACATTGACACCCTACTGGCAGATTACGCCCGGAAGGCTCTTGATTTTCCTTATGCACCCAGAGAGTGGTCACGTTCTG ACTCTGTCATTAGTCTGCAAGATGCATTTCTGCAGTGTCCAGCCCAGGAGAGCGGCCCCTCTTCTCCAAGCCGCACCCCTCCTCAATCAGCAG GCAGCACACCCATGCATACACCCTCCAGTGAGAGACGCTCCAGTGAGAAGAGGATCCGGAAGCTGGCCACACCTTTCACCCCTCCGGAAAAAACCCCTGACCGCAAGGACTGGATCCCAGACCACAAACAGCACATCTGTATGGTCTGCCAGAGGGAGAGATTCACCATG TTTAACAGACGGCATCACTGTAGACGCTGCGGCAGGCTGGTGTGTCATTCCTGCTCCAGCAGGAAGATGGTTGTAGAGGGCTCTGAAGAGCCTGTCAGAGTCTGTGACCAGTGCTACAACTTCTTCCACATGGA CTCAGATGAGGAGCATGAACAGGGGGAAG CTGGCAGCCCTGCATCTGTTGATGGAGTCCTAAATGGGGTTCTCAGTCTGCCTGAGGTCCCACGAAAGAAGTACCGTCTGACTCCAAACCCGGCAGAGAACCAACAGCTGAAGAGCGAGTTCTACTATGAGCAG GCACCCAGTGCATCCCTGTGTGTGGCCATACTGACGCTACACAGTGATCACGCAGCCTGCGGCCAACAGCTGATTGGCCACTGCCGCTCACTCTCCCGCAAACTGACCAATCCTGAGGTGGATGCGCGTCTGCTGACAGATGTGATGCGTCAGCTGCTGTTCAGTGCCAAACTCATGTTTGTGAACGCAGGATGCACCCATGAGCCTGCACTCTGTGACAG CTACATCAGTAAGGTGGATGTGTTGAAGATCCTAGTCAGTGCAAACTACAAATACATTCCATCTCTGGACGATATTCAGGAAATGACTGCAGTCACACGTCTGCGCAACCAGCTACTGGAGGCCGAACACTACCAGCTAGCTGTGGAG GTTTCGACTAAGAGTGGACTAGACCCGAATGGAGTTTGGCAGGCGTGGGGTATGGCGTCTTTGAAGGCTGGGAATCTGAGTGGAGCCAGGGAGAAGTTTGCCCGCTGTCTGAAAGCACCAGTAGATCGGAACCAGCTAAACCATGGAGTGAGACTTCTGCAGGAGATCGTTCAGCACCTGGAGTCCACAGTCAATCCCACTCTGAGCATG ACGGTGGATGAGGACATCCTGGCCTCCTTGCGTGAGCTGGAGGAGGCTCTCTCTGATTCTGCTCCTCTAGATGGagcagagggcagagttcagcagtGCAGCTATTATCAGGAGTGTCTGTTTTACCTGCTCACTTACGGCACGCACCTAAGCCTCATCAGCTTTTACCTGCGGCACGACTGCCTGAGAGACGCACTCACCCACATACAGAACAAG GAGTGTTCAGAGGATGTGTTCCTGGAGGGCGTATTTCAGCCCTGTCTTGAACGTGGACAGTTGGGGGCTTTGCAGGGTCATTTAGAAACTCTGGACCCCACACTAGAGACCTGGGGCCGTTACCTTCTTTCAGCCTGTCAGTTGCTCCAGCGCAAGGGACACTACCATTCTCTGTACCAGCTCCAGCAGTTCATGATG GATCACATTCGTGCCGCTATGACCTGTATCCGCTTCTTTTCTCACGGTGCTCAGTCATATCTGCAGCTGGGAGAACAGCAGCGCTGGCTGATCCGAGCCAAAGAGCACCTTAGAACTTACCTGCAGGAACAACAGAGCCGCAGGAAATCACACAGCTCCTCTTTCAGAAAGAAAATGAGCTCCACTGATGTCTCCAG acacatgcacacaattgAGCTGCAGCTGGAGGTGACACGCTTCTTACACCGTTGTGAAAGCTCACCATCCAGGACAGCTGTAGGCCCCACCCTCACAGGGAACAGTGCCCCACCCACTCTGTTTGGAAACAGCCCCATGAAAGTGGATGTGGCCTGCAAG GTGATGCTGGGAGGCAAGAACATTGAGGAAGGTTTTGGCATTGCATATCGAGTAATACAG GACTTCCAGCTGGAGGCACTGGCGGTGTACATACGGGTCGGACAGCGCCTTGTCCGGCAGCATCAGTACTCGTCCGTGCGGCAGCTGCTGAAGTGTGTAGGGGAGTCTGGGACAGCCTCTAAACATGACTGTGACGCTATTGTGCTCAGCTGTGTCTCAGTAGCTGATAAGAGTCCAGCTGAT gcTAAAGAACTAGAAGGCTTGATTCTAGAATCTAAGAGTCCAGAAAACAAG ataAAGGCATATCTTCAGTGCAGTAAGCTGCGGGCTGCGTATCTTCAGGCTGTGAAGCTTGAGCTTGTGAAGGCGGCTCCATTTGTACAGGATGTGATGCGGGCCGCTGAGAGCTCAGGTGACTCTGTCATGCACGATATCTGCCGCCAGTGGCTCTCGGAGCATCAGGAACGATTGTCACGGCAATGA